The Oceanisphaera avium genome includes a region encoding these proteins:
- the hemL gene encoding glutamate-1-semialdehyde 2,1-aminomutase, which produces MSKSDDLFAKARLVIPGGVNSPVRAFNGVGGTPRFIERAEGAYIFDADGQSYVDYIGSWGPMILGHNAPVVREAVIEAVQRGLSFGAPTASEVTMAEKVKELVPSMELTRMVNSGTEATMSAIRLARGFTGRDKILKFEGCYHGHADCLLVKAGSGALTLGQPNSPGVPADFAKHTLTATYNDVDSVRAAFAAAPNDIACIIVEPIAGNMNCIPPADGFLQGLREICDQYGALLIFDEVMCGFRVALGGAQQRYGVTPDLTTLGKIIGGGMPVGAFGGRREVMEHLAPMGPVYQAGTLSGNPIAMAAGLATLNALSKPGLHQQLEANTQALVKGLQAAADKHGIAFTTTQVGAMFGFFFTTEKDIHSYEQVMNCDVDAFKRFFHLMLEQGVYLAPSAFEAGFMSLAHGEQEIAHTLAAAESAFAAMKA; this is translated from the coding sequence ATGTCTAAGTCTGATGACTTATTTGCAAAGGCCCGCCTCGTCATTCCTGGCGGCGTAAACTCTCCGGTGCGCGCCTTTAATGGTGTCGGCGGTACACCTCGCTTTATTGAACGCGCCGAAGGGGCTTATATTTTTGACGCCGATGGCCAATCCTATGTGGACTATATCGGCTCTTGGGGACCGATGATCTTAGGTCATAACGCGCCTGTAGTGCGTGAGGCTGTTATTGAAGCTGTGCAGCGCGGTTTAAGCTTCGGTGCGCCCACGGCCAGTGAAGTAACCATGGCAGAAAAAGTAAAAGAATTAGTGCCCTCCATGGAGCTGACCCGCATGGTGAACTCTGGCACCGAAGCGACCATGAGTGCAATCCGCTTAGCCCGCGGCTTTACTGGGCGCGATAAAATTTTAAAATTTGAAGGCTGCTACCACGGCCATGCGGACTGTTTATTAGTGAAAGCGGGCTCAGGTGCACTGACGCTAGGCCAACCTAACTCGCCTGGCGTACCGGCAGATTTTGCTAAACACACGCTTACCGCCACTTATAACGATGTAGACTCAGTAAGAGCGGCTTTTGCCGCCGCACCTAATGATATTGCCTGCATTATCGTCGAGCCCATTGCCGGTAATATGAATTGCATTCCGCCTGCAGACGGCTTCTTACAAGGCTTGCGCGAAATTTGTGATCAATACGGTGCTTTGCTTATTTTCGATGAGGTGATGTGCGGCTTTCGCGTGGCCTTAGGCGGTGCTCAGCAACGCTATGGCGTAACTCCTGACTTAACCACTTTGGGTAAAATCATCGGCGGCGGTATGCCAGTGGGTGCCTTTGGTGGTCGTCGTGAGGTAATGGAGCATTTAGCGCCTATGGGTCCTGTTTATCAGGCTGGGACGTTATCGGGCAACCCCATCGCCATGGCGGCGGGTCTGGCTACATTGAACGCCCTTAGCAAGCCAGGCCTTCATCAACAATTAGAAGCCAACACTCAAGCGCTCGTTAAGGGCTTGCAAGCGGCGGCAGATAAACATGGCATTGCTTTTACTACCACACAAGTGGGCGCTATGTTTGGCTTTTTCTTTACCACTGAAAAAGACATCCACAGTTATGAGCAAGTGATGAACTGTGATGTAGACGCCTTTAAACGCTTCTTCCATTTGATGTTAGAGCAAGGGGTATACTTAGCACCTTCTGCTTTTGAAGCAGGCTTTATGTCGCTCGCCCACGGCGAGCAAGAAATTGCCCACACCTTAGCAGCGGCAGAGAGTGCCTTTGCTGCAATGAAAGCTTAA
- the mrcB gene encoding penicillin-binding protein 1B — MAKQTRTKKSTKKKPLEQRRFGWGLLLKVALVMAVLMGVFGIYLDSQVRERFEGQKWALPALVYSRPLELFPGQKLSHAQMLRELQMLNYRKVDSPSGPGEYFANNSRIDIHRRSFNFSDGPEDARQISLTFAGQRLQAIKNPVNGRELGYARMDPVLLDRLNVDKREDRLLVRLDQVPELLKTALITVEDRDFYKHDGVSPMAIIRALVVNLKAGRTIQGGSTLTQQLAKNLFLTPDRSLWRKVQEAYMALIIDFRYDKDEILEAYLNEVYLGQNGNQGVYGFGLASYFYFGLPLNELNPDQIALMVALVKGPSYYDPWRNSERARDRRDLVLRLLANDGHIDRATYEQASGAPLRLIERGRMGYGRTPAFMGLLRQELQERFGNEFLNQNGLKIFSSLDPIAQHSAEQAIAEQVKQLRANTKKSDLEAAMVVSNWRKGEVSAVVGGADPSYAGFNRALSARRAIGSLIKPPVYAQALASGFTLGSAIKDQPISLRSEGGQVWKPNNYDRKFRGQVMFVDALAKSLNVPTVNIGMAVGLDKIIKGLERMGVRQSIPAYPSLMLGTLELTPFEVNQLYLTLANQGLYQPLTSIRAIQDNQGELVYQHTAKATQVLDPDAGYLALYAMTKVVGGGTAAHLAARFPNRVMAGKTGTTNDLRDAWYAGLDNEELASVWVGLDNNGTTGLTGASGALRVYSRYLDSRGVDSLELTQPQGVEQVNFAYSDGQPADPRCEQTRLLPAKSADLPPIRGCRPATPTYDIPAAGEQIGDWLKDIFNFAR, encoded by the coding sequence ATGGCAAAACAGACTCGAACTAAGAAAAGCACCAAGAAAAAACCGCTTGAACAGCGCCGCTTTGGCTGGGGCTTGTTGCTTAAGGTCGCACTGGTGATGGCGGTACTGATGGGGGTTTTTGGTATCTATTTAGATAGCCAAGTGCGTGAGCGTTTTGAAGGCCAAAAGTGGGCATTGCCAGCATTAGTATATAGCCGACCCTTAGAATTATTCCCTGGACAAAAGCTCTCTCACGCTCAAATGCTGCGTGAGCTGCAAATGCTTAATTATCGTAAAGTAGACAGTCCTAGTGGACCTGGGGAATATTTTGCGAATAACAGTCGCATTGATATTCACCGTCGTTCTTTTAACTTTTCTGATGGGCCAGAAGATGCGCGCCAAATTTCACTTACCTTTGCCGGACAACGCCTACAAGCGATTAAAAATCCGGTCAATGGTCGTGAGTTGGGCTATGCGCGAATGGACCCGGTGCTGTTAGACCGACTGAATGTTGATAAGCGAGAAGACCGCTTACTGGTGCGCTTAGACCAAGTGCCTGAGTTATTAAAAACTGCGCTAATCACCGTAGAAGACCGAGATTTTTATAAACATGATGGCGTGTCGCCCATGGCGATAATACGGGCTTTGGTGGTTAACTTAAAGGCGGGTCGCACTATACAAGGGGGCAGTACGCTGACCCAGCAACTTGCTAAAAACTTATTTTTAACGCCCGATCGCAGCTTATGGCGCAAGGTACAAGAAGCCTACATGGCGCTAATTATTGATTTTCGCTATGACAAAGATGAAATCTTAGAAGCTTACTTAAATGAGGTTTACTTAGGCCAAAATGGTAACCAAGGCGTTTATGGATTTGGTTTAGCCAGTTATTTTTATTTTGGCTTACCGCTTAATGAGTTAAATCCCGATCAAATCGCGTTAATGGTGGCTTTGGTAAAAGGTCCCTCTTATTACGATCCTTGGCGCAACAGTGAGCGTGCGAGAGATCGCCGTGACTTGGTGCTGCGCCTGCTGGCAAATGATGGCCATATTGATCGCGCCACTTATGAGCAGGCCAGTGGGGCGCCACTGCGCCTCATTGAGCGTGGACGCATGGGCTATGGCCGTACGCCGGCATTTATGGGCTTGTTGCGCCAAGAGTTGCAAGAGCGATTTGGTAATGAATTTTTAAATCAAAATGGCTTGAAGATTTTTAGTAGTCTTGACCCTATTGCTCAGCACAGCGCCGAGCAAGCTATCGCCGAGCAAGTAAAACAGCTGCGTGCGAATACTAAAAAATCGGATTTAGAAGCGGCCATGGTGGTCAGTAATTGGCGAAAAGGAGAGGTGAGTGCCGTCGTGGGCGGTGCCGACCCCAGCTATGCTGGCTTTAACCGAGCATTGTCGGCACGCCGTGCCATTGGCTCCTTAATTAAGCCGCCTGTCTATGCTCAAGCATTGGCATCCGGCTTTACTTTAGGCAGTGCCATTAAAGACCAACCGATAAGCTTGCGCAGTGAAGGCGGACAAGTATGGAAGCCTAATAACTATGATCGTAAATTCCGCGGACAGGTGATGTTTGTGGATGCGCTTGCTAAATCTCTTAACGTACCGACCGTCAACATAGGGATGGCGGTGGGTTTAGATAAAATCATTAAAGGCTTAGAGCGCATGGGAGTGCGCCAATCTATTCCGGCTTATCCGTCGTTAATGTTAGGCACCCTGGAGTTAACGCCGTTTGAAGTAAACCAGCTGTACTTAACTTTGGCTAACCAAGGCTTATATCAGCCTCTTACTTCTATTCGAGCAATTCAAGATAATCAAGGTGAACTGGTTTACCAACACACGGCCAAAGCTACCCAAGTCTTAGATCCCGATGCGGGTTACTTAGCGCTATATGCCATGACAAAAGTGGTCGGTGGCGGTACCGCAGCCCATTTGGCGGCGCGCTTTCCTAACCGAGTAATGGCCGGTAAAACGGGTACCACTAACGATCTGCGGGATGCTTGGTATGCCGGCTTAGATAATGAAGAGCTCGCCAGTGTGTGGGTAGGGTTAGATAATAATGGCACTACCGGATTAACGGGTGCCAGTGGCGCGCTGCGGGTGTATAGCCGTTATTTAGATAGCCGAGGTGTCGACTCACTTGAGCTAACTCAACCGCAAGGGGTTGAGCAGGTGAATTTTGCATATAGCGATGGCCAGCCTGCCGACCCAAGATGCGAGCAAACGCGGTTATTACCGGCAAAGTCTGCCGACTTACCGCCCATACGGGGTTGTCGACCGGCTACGCCCACTTACGATATTCCGGCTGCGGGTGAGCAAATTGGTGATTGGCTAAAAGATATCTTTAACTTCGCAAGATAA
- the hrpB gene encoding ATP-dependent helicase HrpB — MSSLPIAHVLPELKAALNAAHIILEAPPGAGKSTGLPLWLLAQPELVGRIILLEPRRLAARTIAQYLANQLGEELGNQVGYRMRGESRVSSTTRLEVVTEGVLTRMLQADPELSGVDLLIFDEFHERSLQAELALAFALESQQLRDDLGILVMSATLEGLALDELLPNAVVIKSQGRSFPVTVSYQPRNLQQPLDESMGRAIVAALEEHSGSVLAFLPGEREIADTLRWLQHHGLAARDEVELRPLYGRLSLAEQRRAISACAAGRRKVVLATNVAETSLTIEGISIVVDSGLERRAEYEPQSDISRLTTRFISQGSATQRAGRAGRMQPGWCVRLWSEEQQPRLAQRRPAEIELSCLTRFVMECAAWGCAPEQLALLSAPPAALLAAARQQLSALGLLNADKLTALGQQVWRLGSEAPLGLLLVNAKAWQAQGKAGALADGVYLVSLLEEHRLDNGPLSGQILAQQSALKKTALRWFKRLNATPSLPSTQHVGALLASVYPQRVALLRNAQRYGLANGLTASLPLASPLSGKELLAVADLSKNDNGVIIQASEPITFAQLEEAAASYFSERAYLVWDDEANRVRAEQQACFGNLILKRTPLTNLSGEQKAQCLLAELQKRGWQALPLDEQSQQYWLRLKLAGQKLADHGFSPADEKHWLARAELWLLPYLMGLSRWEELSRLPWLQIFKAQLDWSQQQLLDTLLPGSLTLATGTQVRIRYRAEQDPVLPVRLQEMFGRSDSPQLAQGRVSLVLELLSPARRPLQITRDLAAFWAGSYEDVKKEMRGRYPKHHWPDNPATTAPTQYTKRHNKH; from the coding sequence ATCTCGTCGCTGCCCATCGCCCACGTGCTGCCAGAATTAAAGGCGGCCTTAAATGCTGCGCACATTATCTTAGAAGCTCCGCCTGGGGCGGGTAAGTCTACGGGCTTGCCATTATGGTTGTTGGCGCAACCTGAGCTTGTAGGGCGCATTATTCTATTGGAGCCAAGGCGCTTGGCGGCTCGTACTATTGCCCAATATTTGGCGAATCAACTGGGGGAAGAGCTGGGTAACCAAGTAGGTTATCGCATGCGCGGCGAGAGTCGAGTGAGTAGTACAACGCGCTTAGAAGTGGTGACCGAAGGGGTGCTGACCCGTATGCTACAAGCGGATCCTGAGCTGAGCGGTGTGGACTTACTGATTTTTGATGAGTTTCATGAACGTAGTCTACAAGCGGAATTGGCTCTTGCCTTTGCCCTTGAAAGCCAGCAGTTACGCGATGACCTTGGTATTTTAGTGATGTCTGCCACCCTAGAAGGCTTGGCGTTGGATGAACTATTACCTAATGCCGTTGTTATTAAAAGCCAAGGACGTAGTTTTCCGGTCACTGTTAGTTATCAGCCGCGCAATTTGCAGCAACCTCTTGATGAAAGCATGGGCAGAGCTATTGTAGCGGCCTTGGAAGAGCACTCGGGTAGCGTATTGGCTTTTTTACCGGGAGAGCGCGAAATTGCCGATACGCTACGCTGGCTACAACATCATGGTTTGGCGGCCCGTGATGAGGTGGAGCTTAGGCCTTTATATGGCCGATTAAGTTTGGCCGAACAGCGGCGAGCCATTAGCGCCTGTGCAGCGGGGCGGCGCAAAGTGGTGTTAGCCACCAATGTGGCAGAAACCTCACTCACGATTGAGGGCATTAGCATTGTGGTTGACTCAGGTTTGGAACGTCGCGCTGAGTATGAGCCGCAATCAGATATTAGCCGCTTAACCACTCGCTTTATTAGCCAAGGCTCGGCTACCCAAAGAGCAGGGCGCGCTGGGCGCATGCAGCCCGGATGGTGTGTGCGTCTATGGTCCGAAGAGCAACAGCCTCGCTTAGCCCAGCGCCGCCCTGCAGAGATTGAACTCAGTTGTCTTACCCGCTTTGTGATGGAATGTGCCGCATGGGGCTGTGCCCCTGAACAATTAGCACTGCTCAGTGCGCCGCCTGCTGCTTTGCTCGCTGCGGCCCGCCAACAATTAAGCGCACTAGGCTTATTAAACGCCGATAAGCTCACCGCATTAGGCCAACAAGTATGGCGTTTAGGCAGCGAAGCTCCCTTGGGCTTGTTGCTAGTGAATGCAAAAGCGTGGCAAGCACAAGGCAAGGCAGGGGCGTTGGCCGACGGTGTTTATCTAGTCAGCTTATTAGAAGAGCATCGCTTAGATAACGGCCCTTTGTCTGGGCAAATTTTAGCGCAGCAAAGTGCACTTAAAAAAACCGCTCTGCGTTGGTTTAAGCGCTTAAATGCTACACCTAGTCTGCCTAGCACTCAGCATGTTGGAGCATTACTAGCCAGTGTTTATCCGCAACGAGTGGCGCTACTTCGCAATGCCCAACGATATGGCTTAGCCAATGGTTTAACGGCCAGCTTGCCCCTCGCCAGTCCGCTAAGCGGTAAAGAATTATTAGCCGTGGCCGACTTAAGTAAAAATGATAATGGCGTAATAATCCAAGCGAGTGAGCCCATAACCTTCGCTCAACTTGAAGAAGCCGCAGCGAGCTATTTTTCTGAGCGAGCCTATTTAGTGTGGGATGATGAAGCTAACCGGGTGCGGGCCGAGCAACAAGCCTGTTTTGGTAACTTAATTTTAAAGCGTACGCCCTTAACTAACCTAAGTGGCGAACAAAAAGCCCAGTGTCTATTAGCAGAGCTCCAAAAACGAGGGTGGCAAGCGCTGCCTCTTGATGAACAGAGTCAGCAATACTGGTTGCGATTGAAGCTGGCAGGACAAAAACTGGCCGATCATGGCTTTTCTCCCGCTGATGAAAAACACTGGTTGGCAAGGGCCGAGCTGTGGTTATTGCCTTATTTGATGGGGCTTAGTCGTTGGGAGGAGTTATCACGACTGCCTTGGCTGCAAATATTTAAAGCACAACTGGACTGGTCACAACAGCAATTGCTGGATACTCTGCTACCCGGCTCACTGACGCTCGCGACTGGCACTCAAGTGCGAATTCGCTATCGAGCAGAGCAAGATCCGGTGCTGCCGGTGCGCTTACAAGAAATGTTTGGCCGCTCTGATAGCCCTCAGCTAGCACAAGGTCGAGTGTCTTTAGTGCTTGAGCTGTTATCGCCCGCTCGGCGACCACTACAAATTACTCGAGATCTGGCAGCATTTTGGGCCGGGTCTTATGAAGATGTTAAAAAAGAAATGCGGGGGCGCTACCCCAAACACCACTGGCCTGATAATCCAGCTACCACAGCGCCAACCCAGTATACCAAGAGGCATAATAAGCACTGA
- the thpR gene encoding RNA 2',3'-cyclic phosphodiesterase — MSCDYSRLFLAFPATELSESLSLLQDQLALPGRRVPVHQFHLTLRFLGALTPTQFDSLHRQLSGVRLAKFHLRLDNLGYFPKAQVAWLGPTRVPTALSTLYQELLLRCASLRLAKPHKAYRPHVSVYRNTPAPPRITISPLAFSPPYLALYNSTASEQGVHYEELARWPLVKS; from the coding sequence TTGAGCTGCGATTATTCCCGCTTATTCTTAGCATTCCCCGCCACTGAGCTCAGTGAGTCATTGAGCTTACTTCAAGACCAACTGGCGCTTCCTGGACGACGAGTCCCCGTTCATCAATTTCATTTAACTTTGCGTTTTTTAGGAGCGCTCACGCCTACACAGTTTGATTCTTTGCATCGGCAACTATCGGGGGTGCGCTTAGCTAAATTTCATTTACGTCTAGATAATTTAGGCTATTTCCCTAAGGCGCAAGTGGCTTGGTTAGGGCCGACCAGAGTACCTACAGCACTGAGCACTCTCTATCAAGAGTTGTTATTACGCTGTGCTTCGTTGCGTTTAGCTAAGCCCCATAAAGCTTATCGGCCGCACGTGAGTGTATATCGTAATACCCCCGCGCCTCCTCGGATTACCATTAGCCCGCTCGCCTTTAGCCCGCCCTATTTAGCCTTATACAATTCCACTGCCAGTGAGCAAGGTGTGCACTATGAAGAATTAGCACGCTGGCCCTTAGTAAAAAGTTAA